The nucleotide sequence CGGGAAAGAACGACTGAAGGGTGCTGATATACCAGAGGCGAAAGACCTGGAGGCAGTGCTTGGGAAAGGGATCAAAGCCACATTGGGAAGTGACAAAGTCTACATTGGCAACCTGGACCTGTTTGAGTCGCTGGATGATAAGAAGCCATCAAAGGAAACAGAAGAAAAAGTAAAGTCCTTGGAGTCTGATGGCAATACCACCATGCTCATCCGGCAGAATGACGATTACATAGGCATCATCGCCCTGATGGATACGCCAAGAGAAGAAGCGAAAAATACCCTGGAGCGGTTGAAAAAGATCGGTATCAAACGCATGATCATGCTTACCGGAGACAATCAGAAAGTGGCCGATGCTGTAGCAAAAGAAATCGGTCTCACGGATGCCTGGGGCAGTTTGCTGCCGGAAGAAAAAGTAGAGGCAATTAAGGAGCTGAGAGAAAAAGAAGATAAAGTGGCGATGGTAGGCGATGGCGTAAATGATGCCCCGGCCATGGCCAACAGTACCGTAGGTATTGCCATGGGAGCGGCAGGAAGCGATGTAGCCTTGGAAACAGCGGACATTGCCCTGATGGCCGACAAGCTGGAAACCTTGCCTTTTGCTATTGGGCTAAGTAGAAAGGCAAAAGGCATTATCAAGCAAAATCTTTGGGTGAGTTTGGGGATAGTCGCCTTATTGATACCCGCTACGATTTTCGGGTTTGCCAATATCGGTATTGCAGTGTTAATCCATGAGGGTTCTACATTGATTGTTGTTTTCAATGCGTTGAGGTTGTTGGCGTATAAAAATACCTAAAATGATAGAATAAACGATGGTTAAAATATGAGCATAGCAGCAGGCATACTTCAGGATCATGGAATTCTTTTAACAGATACTCGTACCAAGGTGATTGAATACATTCTTGAGAAGCAAAAGGCTTGTAGCATGAAAGAACTTCAAAAAGCTTTGGCAACTACTGCCCGGCAGGAAAAACCGATAAATAAAACGACTTTCTATCGCACCATAGACCTTTTTGAAGAAAAAGGAATAGTACACAGGATTGATGATGGTAGTGGGACAGCAAAATATGCCATATCAAAGCATGACTCAACCAATGGAAAATGGCATCTCCACTTTCGCTGTGAAGTGTGTAATAGAACCTTCTGTTTACCTGATCCTATACCAAATGAGCTACTTTCAATTGGGGGCAATCATCATGTAAAGAAGATAAATATGGTGCTCCAGGGTATCTGTGAAAAATGTTGTGAAAACTAACCAAATGAATAAAAGCACTTTCAAAATAAGCAAAATGGACTGCCCCTCAGAGGAGCAAATGATCCGTATGAAACTGGAACCTCTCAGTCAGGTAAAGCATCTGGAGTTTGATATTCCGGCACGTAAGCTGGAAGTATTTCATCAGGATGAAGTACTGCCTATACAAAATGCCATCAGTGAACTAAACCTCAACGATCAACTCCAGAGTACTACTGAGGCAGAAATGCCTATTGCCGAAGACGAGACCAAGCACAAGAAAATACTCTGGTGGGTGCTGGGCATCAATTTTGGATTTTTTGTAGCCGAAATGACCACCGGATGGATATCCAGGTCCATGGGCTTGATAGCCGACTCGCTGGATATGCTGGCTGATTCCATTGTCTATGGTCTGAGTCTCTTTGCGGTGGGAGCAGCTATTTCCCGCAAGAAAAAAGTTGCCAAGATCAGTGGTTACTTTCAGATGGCCCTGGCCCTGCTTGGGTTTTCGGAAGTACTACGTAGGTTTTTTACTCAAAGCGAAACGCCTCTGTTCCAGTGGATGATTATTGTATCCCTGCTTGCTTTAGCGGGCAACCTCATTTCACTATGGCTGATCAACAAGGCAAAAAGTAAAGAGGCCCACATGCAGGCCAGTGCGATCTTTACCTCTAATGACATCATCGTTAACGCAGGGGTGATACTGGCCGGGGTATTGGTTTATTGGCTGGAAAGCAAATGGCCTGATTTGATTGTAGGCGGGATCGTTTTTGCCTTTGTGATGCGTGGTGCAATTAGGATTTTAAGGTTAGCAAAGTGAAACTTAAACTCTAAATATATGAATGGATGGTTATGGGCAGGCGTACTAATATTAGCTGCATGGGCGGCTCACTGGGGAGCAGATCAGCTGCTGACCCCTTTAATGCTACTGCGTAAACAATGGGGGCTTACCGCTTCGGCAGGAGCCGCATTTCTGGCCATTATTACCGCCAGTCCATAGGTGGCCATTAATATTACCCGTGCAGCACGCGGAGTGTCGGATATTGACTTTTACTAGGCATTTTAAAAAACCATCAATCATAAATAATTTACGGCCTTAGTAACAGTACGTTTCTAGGTTGGTGATATATTACCATTTAGTTCATAATTGGACTATTATCAGGATCAATGGATAATTGAAAGTTTTAAAATTGACAGGTACTAAGCTAGACTGCAAGAATCTTTTGTCGTTGAATTAGCCTATGAATTGATGTTTCTATGCGCTTTACTCTGGTTTGAGAAATTGTTTGTTTCAATTATCGGCTTTGTTTTCTAATTACCGATATCCACCACACCTTGCTGCAAAAGTATAAAGGGAAGGAATACGGTCTAGGGCAAGAGAATGCTTTTTGACGTCAGCACCCCGCACCTTTATTCTTTCCCGTTATAAGGTGGCATCCAAGAGGAGTGATTTGGGAGGTAGGGTCGGTAATTTGAACATTTGTTCTTGGTTTGTGATTACAGTTAAATGCATATAGTCTGTATAATTTCTTTTGGAGTGATTTCCATCACTAATTATCCTATTCAGGTCTTTTTATGGATTTATATTAATGGTTTTAAGAAATAATATCCTGAGTAACATAGAAGAAAGAAATGATAAAATTGGGTACTGCCATTTTTAGCCATTTTGAAAGTTATCAGATTGATAATTTTGACGAAATCCTAACTGCTCTAATTGGATTTATTATTCTTTATCCATTAATCACTGCACAAAGTTCGCTTTCGGGCTGCCGGGGCAGCCAAGAGTGTCCGGCATAAACACATGCCATTCCCGCATGCCCCCTCATTTATTCCGTTGCCACTTGGCTTTGGTTGCCCTCAAGCGGGGCGGTGTCCATAATTAATTTCTAACCATCAAAAACGAAATGTTATGGACAGCAACAACAAAGACATCGTATCCAGCCAAGTAGCAGAAATTGTACTAAGTTACAAGGCCAATTCAAAGGTTTCCCAAAAGCCCCAAATCACGTCCTCCTTGACTGCCATTAGGATTTTAAGGGCCAACTGGGATGAGTCGAAAATAGAGTTTATTGAAGAATTTAAGGTTATTCTCCTAAATAGGGCTAACCGTGTCCTTGGAATTATCAACGCCTCATCCGGAGGAACTGCAGGGACTGTAGTAGACCTGAAAGTGATCTTTGGGGCAGCCATGAAAGCATCTGCTACGGCTATGATAATTTCGCATAACCATCCATCCGGTACCTTAAAACCCAGTGAACAGGATAAAAGACTAACGGAAAAAATGGTGAAAGCCGGGAAATTATTGGAATTGCCGGTATTGGATCATATTATCATCACAACCGAAGGATATTATTCATTCGCGGATGAAGGAGGGCTGTAAGGCCTTTTTTTTATTCTTGCTTTAAGTGCTGCCTAATTTGGGAAAGCGGTGTTCCTTTTGTTTTTCAGCTCCCCCTTCGGTTTTCAGTGTGACCATTCCAGCCTTTCATGATCCACCTTTGGACTTTGACCAAAACGATAAACAATTATGAAAGACCAAAGAGAATATCCAAATTTTACCGACCGTATCCCACCTACCATCGAAGAAGTGAAGGCCTATTTCCGGTTTATGAACATTCCGGATTCCGAGGCGGAAGTATTCTATTTTTACTATCAGGGGCTGGACTGGAAAAGCGAGTCGGGAAGCCCGTTACGGGATTGGGTGATGGCAGCTGATCAATGGGTTTGGAACCTGGAAAACTGACCTTGGCATTCCGGAGTTCCATCATTTTAACATGTTAAACGGAGGACAGTTTGTCCCAATCAGGGGCCGCGATCCGGCGGCCAGCAAGATGTAGTTTTGTATACAAAACCTTCTTTTCAGCCTCCAAAGTCAGAGCGAAAGGTGCTCG is from Echinicola marina and encodes:
- a CDS encoding JAB domain-containing protein; its protein translation is MDSNNKDIVSSQVAEIVLSYKANSKVSQKPQITSSLTAIRILRANWDESKIEFIEEFKVILLNRANRVLGIINASSGGTAGTVVDLKVIFGAAMKASATAMIISHNHPSGTLKPSEQDKRLTEKMVKAGKLLELPVLDHIIITTEGYYSFADEGGL
- a CDS encoding Fur family transcriptional regulator; its protein translation is MSIAAGILQDHGILLTDTRTKVIEYILEKQKACSMKELQKALATTARQEKPINKTTFYRTIDLFEEKGIVHRIDDGSGTAKYAISKHDSTNGKWHLHFRCEVCNRTFCLPDPIPNELLSIGGNHHVKKINMVLQGICEKCCEN
- a CDS encoding cation diffusion facilitator family transporter, yielding MNKSTFKISKMDCPSEEQMIRMKLEPLSQVKHLEFDIPARKLEVFHQDEVLPIQNAISELNLNDQLQSTTEAEMPIAEDETKHKKILWWVLGINFGFFVAEMTTGWISRSMGLIADSLDMLADSIVYGLSLFAVGAAISRKKKVAKISGYFQMALALLGFSEVLRRFFTQSETPLFQWMIIVSLLALAGNLISLWLINKAKSKEAHMQASAIFTSNDIIVNAGVILAGVLVYWLESKWPDLIVGGIVFAFVMRGAIRILRLAK